In Methanobrevibacter ruminantium, the following proteins share a genomic window:
- a CDS encoding glycosyltransferase family 2 protein: protein MSDVNSEIAKDVYLVVPAFNEEKTVSQILEGIAERGYNVILVNDGSRDKTLELAIESKRKYPNQIFVISHVINRGLGAALKTGMVLAHNKGAKYIVTFDADGQHEIADIPKVCKPLVDCEADVVIGARPFEDMPISKSFANLIMNALTFIFYGRRVKDSQSGLRAFTAHAADAINIVSRGYGVSSEFIKEISDKGLRLVEVTITTIYTPETQNKGTDAIVGLKILTKMVIDLFRI from the coding sequence ATGTCAGATGTAAATTCAGAAATCGCTAAAGATGTTTATTTGGTTGTTCCAGCATTCAATGAAGAGAAGACAGTGTCCCAAATCCTTGAAGGAATAGCTGAAAGGGGATATAATGTGATTCTTGTCAACGACGGTTCTCGAGACAAGACCCTTGAATTGGCTATTGAATCAAAAAGGAAGTATCCCAATCAGATATTTGTCATTTCCCATGTAATCAATAGGGGACTTGGTGCTGCATTGAAAACCGGAATGGTTCTTGCACATAATAAAGGCGCTAAATACATTGTAACCTTTGACGCTGATGGGCAGCATGAAATAGCGGATATTCCAAAGGTATGCAAGCCTTTAGTTGATTGTGAGGCAGATGTTGTAATTGGTGCAAGGCCATTTGAAGACATGCCAATAAGCAAAAGTTTTGCAAACCTGATCATGAATGCCTTGACTTTCATATTCTATGGCAGAAGGGTTAAGGATTCACAGTCCGGTCTCAGGGCATTTACAGCCCATGCTGCTGATGCAATAAACATCGTTTCAAGAGGATATGGGGTATCATCTGAATTCATTAAAGAGATAAGTGATAAGGGTCTTAGATTAGTTGAAGTAACAATAACTACAATCTATACTCCTGAAACCCAAAATAAGGGAACTGATGCAATAGTTGGATTGAAAATTCTCACTAAGATGGTGATTGACTTATTTAGAATATGA
- the ribC gene encoding riboflavin synthase: protein MRIGIADTTFARYDMGAAAIDELKKNASDLKIIRVTVPGVKDLPVASKKLIEEEDCEIVMALGMPGPMEKDKMCAHEASTGLIRAQLMTNTHILEVFVHEDEEEDPKELKKLADNRAREHAQNLIKMMFHPKQMRKEAGKGMREGKEDAGPL from the coding sequence ATGAGAATAGGAATTGCAGATACTACATTCGCTCGTTATGATATGGGTGCTGCAGCTATTGATGAATTAAAGAAAAACGCTTCAGACTTAAAGATTATCCGCGTTACTGTTCCAGGTGTAAAGGATCTTCCCGTAGCAAGCAAAAAGCTAATTGAAGAGGAAGACTGTGAGATTGTCATGGCATTGGGAATGCCTGGACCTATGGAAAAGGATAAGATGTGTGCTCATGAAGCGTCTACAGGTTTAATTCGTGCTCAACTCATGACCAACACCCATATTTTGGAAGTGTTTGTTCATGAAGATGAAGAGGAAGACCCTAAGGAGCTAAAGAAATTAGCAGACAATAGGGCTCGTGAACATGCTCAAAACCTTATCAAGATGATGTTCCATCCTAAACAAATGAGAAAAGAAGCAGGAAAAGGAATGAGAGAAGGTAAAGAAGACGCAGGTCCTTTATAG
- a CDS encoding adenosylcobinamide amidohydrolase — translation MPIDDKNQEFELIMKTSDGDEILKNSDTVLVRFGPKRNGIVSSWLNGGYNEDLSAVFNHQLSQENIDKYGDGGILDFLKDLSTDFYNGLDLRSDKLSGLITSADMNSYSIACEKYRDIEVIAITTAGARVNAVSAGDIASYYEINADYRYDLEEDESNGQNNNQNPNKPGTINTILLINTKLDESSLLLAEMIAVEAKAVALRDLMVSSNYSDEIATGTGTDGLAIFSNMESENFTDNVSKHAKIGELIGKVVIDSIKEALAKLQWLTPTYQLNALVRLDRFQYNLDDFYNNYLPKHMKMEDEDDKREFIASLISISKNPELVSYVSLIIHLLDQYRYCLLSKKTVLKASNSILENQLNRIEWQSMKLLLDYIIKTQLE, via the coding sequence ATGCCAATTGATGATAAAAATCAAGAATTTGAATTGATAATGAAAACAAGTGATGGTGATGAAATACTAAAGAATTCAGACACTGTTCTTGTTAGATTTGGTCCTAAAAGAAATGGAATAGTCAGTTCTTGGTTAAATGGAGGATACAATGAGGATTTATCTGCTGTTTTCAATCATCAATTGTCTCAAGAAAACATTGATAAGTATGGCGATGGAGGCATATTGGATTTCCTAAAGGACTTATCAACTGATTTTTATAATGGTTTGGATTTAAGAAGCGACAAGTTAAGCGGTCTTATCACATCTGCAGACATGAACAGTTATTCAATAGCTTGTGAAAAATATAGGGATATTGAAGTTATTGCAATTACAACAGCCGGTGCTAGAGTAAATGCTGTCTCTGCAGGAGATATTGCTTCATATTATGAAATCAATGCAGATTATCGTTATGATTTAGAAGAAGATGAAAGCAATGGTCAAAACAATAATCAAAATCCAAATAAGCCTGGAACAATCAATACAATACTTTTAATAAATACAAAATTGGATGAAAGCTCCCTTTTATTAGCAGAAATGATTGCTGTAGAGGCAAAAGCAGTTGCCCTTAGGGATTTGATGGTGTCAAGCAATTATTCTGATGAGATAGCTACAGGTACAGGAACTGATGGACTAGCTATTTTCTCAAATATGGAAAGTGAAAACTTTACAGACAATGTCAGCAAGCATGCTAAAATAGGGGAACTTATAGGAAAAGTTGTTATTGATTCAATAAAAGAAGCTTTAGCTAAACTGCAATGGTTGACTCCAACTTATCAATTGAATGCATTGGTTAGATTGGATAGGTTCCAGTACAATTTAGATGATTTTTATAACAATTATTTGCCAAAACATATGAAAATGGAGGATGAAGATGATAAAAGGGAATTCATTGCTTCATTAATCAGCATTTCCAAAAATCCGGAACTTGTTTCATATGTTTCATTGATAATACATCTTTTAGATCAATACAGATATTGTTTATTAAGCAAGAAAACAGTTTTAAAGGCTTCCAATTCAATCTTGGAAAATCAATTAAATAGGATTGAATGGCAATCAATGAAATTGCTTTTGGATTACATCATCAAGACTCAATTAGAATGA
- a CDS encoding ammonium transporter, whose translation MVMLSTGDTAWILIATILVLLMSIPGVAFFYGGLTKRKNVLNTMFLTFIAFSIASIIWVAYGYPFAFGDVSISGLIAHPAHFFMTGIGINDLTGSIPTILFIVFQLTFAGLTAALVSGAIVGRMKTSAWMIFIIAWVTLVYVPIAHWVWGGGWLMQMGSLDFAGGTVVHINSGVTALALALVLGKRKIPSLLPHNLGYSVLGAGLLWFGWMGFNGGSALAANGLAASAILVSNVAAATALITWVLIDTVKIGKPTMLGAITGGVAGLVAITPAAGFVDVPAAIIIGFVTAFVSYYAIYYLKSKFGYDDALDVFGVHGLSGVWGAIATGIFASPAINGAAGLLFGNPNQLTIQIISIIVTAVYAFVVSIILAKILDKTIGIRVNEKEEIEGLDANLHNESGYRL comes from the coding sequence ATGGTAATGTTAAGTACAGGTGATACTGCATGGATACTCATTGCAACTATCTTGGTTTTATTGATGAGCATCCCTGGAGTTGCTTTCTTTTATGGCGGTTTAACAAAAAGGAAAAATGTATTGAATACAATGTTTTTAACATTTATTGCATTCTCTATAGCAAGCATAATTTGGGTAGCTTATGGATATCCGTTTGCTTTTGGAGATGTAAGCATCAGTGGATTGATTGCACATCCTGCACATTTCTTCATGACTGGAATTGGGATAAATGATTTGACTGGTTCCATTCCAACAATATTGTTTATTGTATTCCAATTGACTTTTGCAGGACTTACAGCAGCTCTTGTATCCGGAGCTATTGTAGGCAGGATGAAAACCTCTGCTTGGATGATATTCATCATTGCATGGGTTACTCTTGTTTACGTCCCTATTGCCCATTGGGTATGGGGTGGAGGATGGCTGATGCAAATGGGATCATTGGACTTTGCAGGAGGTACAGTTGTGCATATTAACTCTGGAGTTACAGCTTTAGCATTGGCTCTTGTCCTTGGAAAAAGGAAAATTCCTTCATTGCTACCACATAACTTAGGTTATTCTGTTTTAGGTGCAGGGCTCCTATGGTTTGGATGGATGGGATTCAACGGAGGATCTGCTCTTGCAGCTAATGGGCTTGCAGCTTCTGCTATTCTAGTTTCAAATGTTGCAGCAGCAACTGCTCTTATCACATGGGTATTGATTGATACAGTTAAAATAGGAAAACCTACAATGTTAGGTGCTATTACAGGAGGTGTTGCAGGTCTTGTAGCAATTACTCCTGCAGCTGGGTTTGTTGATGTTCCTGCAGCAATCATTATAGGTTTTGTAACTGCATTTGTATCCTACTACGCTATTTACTATCTGAAATCAAAATTTGGCTACGACGATGCTTTGGATGTATTTGGAGTTCATGGTCTTTCAGGTGTATGGGGAGCAATAGCTACCGGTATCTTCGCTTCACCTGCAATCAATGGAGCAGCAGGACTGCTATTTGGAAATCCTAACCAGCTTACAATACAAATAATAAGTATTATTGTAACAGCAGTTTATGCATTTGTTGTAAGCATAATTCTTGCAAAAATCCTTGATAAGACAATTGGTATCAGAGTTAATGAAAAAGAGGAGATTGAAGGACTCGATGCAAATCTACACAATGAATCAGGATATAGACTATAG
- a CDS encoding P-II family nitrogen regulator, with protein sequence MKRIIAVIRQEKFENVKKALIDAGCEGMNVSEVKGRGRQMGIKESYRGSSYCIDLIPKTRIELVVNDEDLGRILDVIIESARTGEVGDGKIFVSDVIEVIRIRTGERGSDAV encoded by the coding sequence ATGAAAAGGATAATTGCAGTTATTCGTCAGGAAAAGTTTGAAAACGTTAAAAAAGCATTGATTGATGCCGGCTGTGAAGGAATGAATGTTTCAGAGGTTAAAGGAAGAGGAAGGCAAATGGGTATCAAGGAATCCTATAGAGGTTCCAGTTACTGCATTGATCTTATTCCTAAAACACGTATAGAGCTTGTTGTCAATGATGAGGATTTAGGACGCATTTTGGATGTTATCATTGAAAGTGCACGCACTGGTGAAGTTGGAGATGGAAAGATTTTCGTTTCTGATGTAATTGAAGTGATTAGGATTAGGACAGGTGAAAGAGGTTCTGATGCTGTTTAA
- a CDS encoding ATP-binding cassette domain-containing protein: MLEARNIVFDYPDGTRALNNINFKVDKGEMVALLGRNGAGKSTLFLHFNGINIPKSGEIYIDGEKLEYDKESLFKARQKIGIVFQNPDNQLFAPTVEEDVAFGPMNLGLPIEEVERRVKDSLEKVGMAGFEKKSPHHLSGGQKKRVAIAGILAMNPELMILDEPTSGLDPKGASHILKLLHELNQEGMTIVISTHDVDLVPVYSTEIHLISDGEIIAHGLPKEVFSDVELIRSADLRLPRIAHLAEVLNKKDGLDFGEYYPLTIGEARERILDLMDIKE, encoded by the coding sequence ATTTTAGAGGCAAGAAATATAGTTTTTGATTATCCTGATGGAACAAGGGCATTGAACAACATTAATTTTAAGGTTGATAAAGGTGAAATGGTGGCTCTTTTAGGAAGAAATGGGGCTGGAAAGTCTACACTTTTCTTACATTTCAATGGAATCAACATACCAAAATCAGGTGAAATCTATATTGATGGAGAGAAACTTGAATATGATAAGGAAAGTCTATTCAAAGCTCGTCAGAAAATAGGAATCGTATTTCAAAACCCAGATAATCAACTCTTTGCTCCAACTGTAGAGGAGGATGTGGCTTTTGGGCCAATGAATTTAGGGCTTCCAATTGAAGAGGTGGAACGAAGGGTTAAGGATTCCCTTGAAAAGGTTGGAATGGCCGGATTTGAAAAGAAATCCCCTCATCATTTAAGTGGCGGTCAAAAGAAAAGGGTAGCTATTGCAGGTATTTTGGCTATGAATCCTGAACTGATGATTCTTGATGAGCCTACCTCAGGTTTGGATCCAAAAGGAGCTTCACATATTCTTAAGTTATTGCATGAATTGAATCAGGAAGGAATGACTATTGTAATATCAACTCATGATGTTGATTTGGTTCCTGTCTATTCAACTGAAATCCATTTGATCAGTGATGGGGAAATCATTGCTCATGGCTTGCCTAAAGAGGTTTTTTCCGATGTGGAACTTATAAGGTCTGCAGATTTACGTTTGCCAAGAATAGCTCATCTTGCTGAAGTCCTAAATAAGAAGGATGGTTTGGATTTTGGAGAATATTATCCTTTAACCATTGGGGAAGCACGTGAGAGAATTCTTGATTTGATGGATATAAAAGAATAG